From one Rhopalosiphum padi isolate XX-2018 chromosome 2, ASM2088224v1, whole genome shotgun sequence genomic stretch:
- the LOC132920289 gene encoding phosphatidylinositol 4-phosphate 3-kinase C2 domain-containing subunit alpha isoform X1 codes for MKSTAKPDYDRRFQEDLEKAQALSLETLALEEFRNQKLKSESSTCSEKTVVSTSTFQTRSMSITEKTVNCNDLSRSRPRPGSFNTGEPLLPRIKPPPRRNTTVIPKSCTNDSIKDLFSLDSPPINDLMNNMEPFNFLDGNKKPHTSNSNSTFQNLSVSTNTPNVSSNQSQFSGSHDLKQNLDVLYQGYFSPNNFTGYSTGYQMTVPPQTFWQGQTISSWSTNNVAHTQQITSSTNNIQTQSSLVGMKPDIFVPNLIKKQNNNNLIDLNFFDSIENPKEKFSNVRTSVLEDFDPLLHGQSHISSAEEDQVDKNESLYATYDPFDYMYSPSVSSQSSDPIYAAVIKTPINSPPPLPPRSSLTPKESKACKSLTYENVGLVKRPSVFYDPDMEAFHKMVKEVRRKFIYTDSSTNEGIVVCSKFENNLHQNTSTKFIVHCEPIRKTPIIFTCDVGSSVEHVISHVICELDLEDAHPSDYFLKVKQFSEYMLPMNTPVINFECVHECIKLDKDVELSLFHKNDVVHIYARQAQDDLRDNELELSDLCPNEPSQPITHDTLKILLDTLDGEILKIQDHAVSLFKKRTKTPLQPTGVQQAVKALIAFLGNIEPLDITLTLNNFILSCNEISNVIQDVYGSRTEVISDDGSDYSVVRLKFNETEKVDHITDVCLKIKENVQTLIENYCKAFKVDFQLNFNSSQLTGTKLSSKIPDNVVIYVSCLHRLFSSWSHDEYLIAAQIYHGTRPIGNTVLSKAVTAEHSIYKRVVFESWLEFENMSLCLLPRESRLVLVVYGRTFNTEGQDTSATVSQTELGWGSIQFFNVEGEFSQGKHLLSLWPPCADKRLGPAPAPGTHPYSHSHPVLSIEIQEFDFKIFFPPEFHDNHIIKSESFDFTSLDLNTQEQLLHIIYQDTFTRPLSEDREVLWEKRYYLLSKPIALPKVLLAAHSWDYACLADLHSMLNSWSPIEPLDALQLFLPCFPDNEVRRLAVKRIRLLSNDQLIDFLPELVQAIKHETYDNSPLAEFLLEKALSSPTIAHNLYWFLIQPLPGQSPQNSYDIHSPDDKTVSESRYYRRLQLLLRALIATCGEALRKCFLSQQLLMKELYDTAENVKVSKESHRLKVLIQDLTNIDQSLKDIPTCLPLSPSMQVCGIQIKSCYYFPSNTLPLKINFNCLEPNVSIPAIFKVGDDLQQDMLTIQIIRLMDKLWLKEGLDLKMVTFACVPTGEKRGIIEMVTNAETLRKIQIELGLTGSFKDRPIAEWLAKHNPSALEYERAVANFTASCAGYSVATYILGICDRHNDNIMMKTTGHLFHIDFGKFLGDAQTFGNFKRDRTPFVLTSDMVYVINGGDKPSTKFQHFVDTCVQAFNIVRKHGNLLLNLFGLMASSGIPGVTMDAVNYVQKALLPELSNPEAAASFARMIENSIKSRFTQFNFFLHNLAQMRFNNEQNGTELLSFVPKVYTMAQEGKIVCVEVYGCQKRYDPEKYYVYILKVFRENQRDPSYLFRSYKELSEFQQKLLLLFPLAKFLSLLNTSIHMGRSHIKQVAEKRRVEIQNFLNTLFQMASEVSHSDLVYTFFHPLLRDQQEASIEDSKLKEPKQQGFVRENRILGQLKLTLHYQRGAFMIMVHHAKDLPRIAGNQEPSTYVKVYLLPDHNKATKRKTKVVKKNCYPSFMEMLEYRMPLEVVKYKILQATVWSHDSLQENEFLGGIIIELHDIDLNSETTSWYNLSNVHR; via the exons aaaaaacagTTAACTGCAATGACTTATCTAGATCACGGCCCAGACCGGGATCGTTTAATACAG GTGAACCATTATTACCACGTATAAAACCACCACCACGCCGTAATACTACAGTCATTCCAAAAAGTTGTACTAATGATTCAATCAAAGATTTATTTAGCCTTGACTCACCACCAATCAATGATCTCATGAACAATATGGaaccatttaattttttagatgg GAATAAAAAGCCTCACACCAGTAATAGTAACTCAACATTCCAGAATCTAAGTGTTAGTACAAACACGCCAAATGTTAGTTCAAACCAAAGTCAATTTAGTGGGTCACATGATCTTAAACAAAACTTGGATGTTTTGTACCAAGGTTATTTCTCTCCAAACAATTTTACTGGATATTCTACTGGTTACCAAATGACAGTTCCTCCTCAAACCTTCTGGCAAGGACAAACCATCAGTAGCTGGTCTACAAATAATGTTGCTCATACTCAACAAATAACAAGCAgcacaaataatatacaaacacagAGTTCACTAGTTGGAATGAAACCAGACATTTTTGTTCCAAATctcattaaaaaacaaaacaacaataatcTCATTGATTTGAACTTTTTTGATAGTATAGAAAATCCTAAGGAAAAGTTTTCAAATGTTAGGACTAGTGTTCTTGAAGATTTTGATCCACTTCTCCATGGACAATCACACATAAGTTCTGCTGAAGAGGATCAAg tagaTAAAAACGAGTCTTTATATGCCACATATGACCCGTTTGATTACATGTATTCTCCATCGGTCTCTTCTCAATCATCAGACCCAATTTATGCTGCCGTTATAAAAACACCCATCAATTCACCTCCACCATTACCACCTAGAAGTTCTTTGACTCCAAAAGAATCAaaa gcaTGCAAAAGTTTAACATATGAAAATGTTGGTCTAGTTAAACGACCTTCGGTGTTTTATGATCCTGACATGGAAGCATTTCATAAGATGGTTAAGGAAGTTAGAa gaaaatttatttatactgattCAAGCACAAATGAAGGTATAGTAGTGTgttcaaaatttgaaaacaacCTGCATCAGAACACCAGTACTAAATTTATAGTTCACTGCGAACCAATTAGGAAAACACCAATTATATTTACTTGTGATG ttGGAAGTAGTGTTGAACATGTTATATCACATGTAATTTGTGAACTAGATTTGGAAGATGCACATCCTAGTGATTATTTTCTTAAAGTAAAACAGTTTTCGGAATATATGCTGCCAATGAACACTCCAGTCATTAATTTTGAATGTGTTCATGAATGTATTAAACTTGATAAAGATGTCGAACTCTCACTTTTCCATAAGAATGATGTTGTTCATATTTATGCTAGACAG GCTCAAGACGATCTACGTGATAATGAATTAGAGTTGAGTGATTTGTGTCCTAACGAACCATCTCAACCGATCACACATGATACTTTGAAAATCCTTCTTG ATACACTTGATGGTGAAATCCTTAAAATTCAAGATCATGCTGTATCTCTTTTTAAAAAGAGAACCAAAACACCATTACAACCTACCGGTGTTCAACAAGCAGTGAAAGCATTAATTGCTTTCTTAGGCAATATTGAACCACTGGACATTACTttgacattaaataattttattttgtcgtGTAATGAAATTTCAAATGTCATACag gaTGTGTATGGTTCGCGAACTGAAGTGATTTCAGATGATGGTTCAGATTATTCTGTTGTTAGGTTGAAATTCAATGAGACTGAAAAAGTAGATCATATTACTGatgtgtgtttaaaaataaaagaaaacgtgCAAACATTAATTGAAAACTATTGTAAAGCTTTCAAAGTTGATTtccagttaaattttaattcttcaCAATTAacag gtactaaattGTCTTCAAAAATACCAGATAATGTTGTGATATATGTAAGTTGTTTGCATCGATTATTTTCTTCATGGAGTCATGATGAATATTTAATTGCTGCTCAAATTTATCACGGTACAAGACCAATTGGCAATACAGTACTTTCCAAAGCTGTTACTGCCGAACATTCAATTTACAAGCGTGTTGTTTTTGAGTCTTG GttggaatttgaaaatatgagtTTATGTTTGTTACCAAGAGAGAGCAGGTTGGTTTTAGTCGTGTATGGCAGAACATTTAATACAGAAGGCCAAGATACATCAGCCACTGTTTCTCAAACAGAACTTGGATGGGgttctatacaattttttaatgttgaagG agaaTTTTCTCAAGGCAAACATTTGTTATCACTTTGGCCACCATGTGCCGATAAACGTCTTGGTCCGGCACCAGCACCTGGTACACATCCATATAGCCATTCACACCCTGTTCTTA GTATTGAAATTCAAGAGtttgactttaaaatattttttcctccaGAGTTTCatgataatcatataattaaaagtgaaagttttgattttacaaGTTTAGACTTAAATACTCAAGAACagctattacatataatttatcaagATACTTTTActag ACCATTGTCAGAAGATAGGGAAGTTTTGTGGGAAAAAAGATACTATCTTTTATCAAAGCCTATTGCCTTACCTAAGGTATTATTGGCTGCTCATAGTTGGGACTATGCGTGTTTGGCTGATCTGCATTCAATGCTCAACTCATGGTCACCCATTGAACCTTTAGATGCATTACAGTTATTCTTACCATG CTTCCCCGATAATGAAGTACGTCGTTTGGCTGTCAAGCGAATAAGATTACTAAGTAATGATCAACTGATTGATTTTCTTCCTGAATTAGTTCAGGCCATAAAACATGAAACCTATGACAATTCTCCTTTGGCTGAGTTTTTATTGGAGAAAGCTCTGTCATCACCTACTATTGCTCACAATCTTTATTGGTTTCTTATTCAGCCACTTCCAGGTCAATCGCCTCAG AATTCTTATGACATTCATAGTCCTGATGATAAAACAGTAAGCGAATCTCGGTATTATAGAAGATTGCAGTTATTGTTGAGGGCATTGATTGCAACTTGTGGTGAAGCACTTAGAAAGTGCTTTTTGTCTCAACAGCTTTTAATGAAG GAATTATATGATACTGCAGAAAATGTTAAAGTTAGCAAAGAATCTCACAGACTTAAAGTGTTGATCCAAGATTTAACCAATATTGATCAGAGTTTAAAGGATATTCCCACTTGCCTACCACTTAGTCCTAGTATGCAAGTTTGTGGCATACAAATTAAGTCATGTTATTATTTCCCTTCTAATACTTTACCattgaaaatcaattttaattgctTGGAACCCAATGTCTCCATTCCGGCTATTTTTAAG GTAGGCGATGATCTACAACAAGATATGTTAACCATTCAGATTATAAGGTTAATGGACAAATTATGGCTAAAAGAAGGGCTAGACCTAAAAATGGTAACATTTGCTTGTGTTCCTACTGGGGAAAAGAGag GTATAATTGAAATGGTTACAAATGCTGAAACTttaagaaaaatacaaattgaattaGGATTAACTGGTTCATTTAAAGATAGGCCTATAGCTGAATGGTTGGCAAAACACAATCCATCTGCTCTGGAATATGAAAGAGCCGTTGCAAATTTTACAG CATCATGTGCTGGATACAGTGTTGCTACTTATATTCTTGGAATATGCGATCGTCACAACGATAACATAATGATGAAGACTACTGGACATCTGTTTCACATTGATTTTGGAAAATTTTTAGGAGACGCACAAACATTTGGGAACTTTAAAag AGATCGTACTCCATTTGTTTTGACTTCTGACATGGTATATGTGATAAATGGTGGTGATAAACCATCTACTAAGTTTCAGCATTTTGTTGATACATGTGTTCAGGCATTTAATATTGTTCGCAAACATGGAAACttgttattgaatttatttggattg atggcATCATCTGGAATACCTGGTGTTACAATGGATGCTGTGAATTATGTACAAAAAGCTCTTCTCCCAGAATTATCCAATCCAGAGGCAGCTGCTTCTTTTGCTCGCATGattgaaaattcaataaaatctcGTTTTacccaatttaattttttcttacacAACTTGGCACAAATGCGATTTAATAATGAGCAAAATGGTACTGAACTGTTGAGTTTTGTTCCAAAAGTATACAC GATGGCACAAGAAGGAAAGATTGTTTGTGTTGAAGTGTATGGATGTCAAAAGCGATATGATCCTGAAAAATACtatgtgtacattttaaaagtttttcgaGAAAATCAAAGAGATCCATCATATCTGTTTAGGTCTTATAAAGAATTATCGGAATTCCAACAAAAACTACTACTATTATTTCCATTGGCAAAATTTTTAAG TTTATTGAATACTAGTATTCATATGGGACGATCACATATTAAGCAAGTAGCAGAGAAAAGACGTGtagaaatacaaaattttttgaatacattatttcaaATGGCTTCTGAAGTAAGCCATTCGGATTTAGTATACACTTTTTTCCATCCACTTTTAAGAGACCAGCAAGAGGCCAGTATTGAAGATAGTAAACTAAAAG aacCAAAGCAACAAGGTTTTGTCAGAGAAAATCGTATATTAGGCCAATTAAAATTGACATTACATTATCAGCGTGGTGCATTCAtg ATTATGGTACACCATGCCAAAGACTTGCCGCGCATTGCGGGAAATCAGGAACCATCAACATATGTAAAAGTTTATTTGTTACCTGATCATAATAAAGCAACTAAACGTAAAAcaaaagttgttaaaaaaaattgttatccaTCGTTTATGGAAATG ttgGAGTACAGAATGCCATTAGAAGTggttaagtataaaattttgCAAGCCACTGTATGGAGTCACGACTCATTACAAGAAAATGAGTTTTTGGGTGGCATTATCATAGAACTCCATGACATTGATCTGAATTCGGAGACAACATCCTGGTACAATTTGTCAAATGTGCACAGGTGA
- the LOC132920289 gene encoding phosphatidylinositol 4-phosphate 3-kinase C2 domain-containing subunit alpha isoform X2 → MKSTAKPDYDRRFQEDLEKAQALSLETLALEEFRNQKLKSESSTCSEKTVVSTSTFQTRSMSITEKTVNCNDLSRSRPRPGSFNTGEPLLPRIKPPPRRNTTVIPKSCTNDSIKDLFSLDSPPINDLMNNMEPFNFLDGNKKPHTSNSNSTFQNLSVSTNTPNVSSNQSQFSGSHDLKQNLDVLYQGYFSPNNFTGYSTGYQMTVPPQTFWQGQTISSWSTNNVAHTQQITSSTNNIQTQSSLVGMKPDIFVPNLIKKQNNNNLIDLNFFDSIENPKEKFSNVRTSVLEDFDPLLHGQSHISSAEEDQDKNESLYATYDPFDYMYSPSVSSQSSDPIYAAVIKTPINSPPPLPPRSSLTPKESKACKSLTYENVGLVKRPSVFYDPDMEAFHKMVKEVRRKFIYTDSSTNEGIVVCSKFENNLHQNTSTKFIVHCEPIRKTPIIFTCDVGSSVEHVISHVICELDLEDAHPSDYFLKVKQFSEYMLPMNTPVINFECVHECIKLDKDVELSLFHKNDVVHIYARQAQDDLRDNELELSDLCPNEPSQPITHDTLKILLDTLDGEILKIQDHAVSLFKKRTKTPLQPTGVQQAVKALIAFLGNIEPLDITLTLNNFILSCNEISNVIQDVYGSRTEVISDDGSDYSVVRLKFNETEKVDHITDVCLKIKENVQTLIENYCKAFKVDFQLNFNSSQLTGTKLSSKIPDNVVIYVSCLHRLFSSWSHDEYLIAAQIYHGTRPIGNTVLSKAVTAEHSIYKRVVFESWLEFENMSLCLLPRESRLVLVVYGRTFNTEGQDTSATVSQTELGWGSIQFFNVEGEFSQGKHLLSLWPPCADKRLGPAPAPGTHPYSHSHPVLSIEIQEFDFKIFFPPEFHDNHIIKSESFDFTSLDLNTQEQLLHIIYQDTFTRPLSEDREVLWEKRYYLLSKPIALPKVLLAAHSWDYACLADLHSMLNSWSPIEPLDALQLFLPCFPDNEVRRLAVKRIRLLSNDQLIDFLPELVQAIKHETYDNSPLAEFLLEKALSSPTIAHNLYWFLIQPLPGQSPQNSYDIHSPDDKTVSESRYYRRLQLLLRALIATCGEALRKCFLSQQLLMKELYDTAENVKVSKESHRLKVLIQDLTNIDQSLKDIPTCLPLSPSMQVCGIQIKSCYYFPSNTLPLKINFNCLEPNVSIPAIFKVGDDLQQDMLTIQIIRLMDKLWLKEGLDLKMVTFACVPTGEKRGIIEMVTNAETLRKIQIELGLTGSFKDRPIAEWLAKHNPSALEYERAVANFTASCAGYSVATYILGICDRHNDNIMMKTTGHLFHIDFGKFLGDAQTFGNFKRDRTPFVLTSDMVYVINGGDKPSTKFQHFVDTCVQAFNIVRKHGNLLLNLFGLMASSGIPGVTMDAVNYVQKALLPELSNPEAAASFARMIENSIKSRFTQFNFFLHNLAQMRFNNEQNGTELLSFVPKVYTMAQEGKIVCVEVYGCQKRYDPEKYYVYILKVFRENQRDPSYLFRSYKELSEFQQKLLLLFPLAKFLSLLNTSIHMGRSHIKQVAEKRRVEIQNFLNTLFQMASEVSHSDLVYTFFHPLLRDQQEASIEDSKLKEPKQQGFVRENRILGQLKLTLHYQRGAFMIMVHHAKDLPRIAGNQEPSTYVKVYLLPDHNKATKRKTKVVKKNCYPSFMEMLEYRMPLEVVKYKILQATVWSHDSLQENEFLGGIIIELHDIDLNSETTSWYNLSNVHR, encoded by the exons aaaaaacagTTAACTGCAATGACTTATCTAGATCACGGCCCAGACCGGGATCGTTTAATACAG GTGAACCATTATTACCACGTATAAAACCACCACCACGCCGTAATACTACAGTCATTCCAAAAAGTTGTACTAATGATTCAATCAAAGATTTATTTAGCCTTGACTCACCACCAATCAATGATCTCATGAACAATATGGaaccatttaattttttagatgg GAATAAAAAGCCTCACACCAGTAATAGTAACTCAACATTCCAGAATCTAAGTGTTAGTACAAACACGCCAAATGTTAGTTCAAACCAAAGTCAATTTAGTGGGTCACATGATCTTAAACAAAACTTGGATGTTTTGTACCAAGGTTATTTCTCTCCAAACAATTTTACTGGATATTCTACTGGTTACCAAATGACAGTTCCTCCTCAAACCTTCTGGCAAGGACAAACCATCAGTAGCTGGTCTACAAATAATGTTGCTCATACTCAACAAATAACAAGCAgcacaaataatatacaaacacagAGTTCACTAGTTGGAATGAAACCAGACATTTTTGTTCCAAATctcattaaaaaacaaaacaacaataatcTCATTGATTTGAACTTTTTTGATAGTATAGAAAATCCTAAGGAAAAGTTTTCAAATGTTAGGACTAGTGTTCTTGAAGATTTTGATCCACTTCTCCATGGACAATCACACATAAGTTCTGCTGAAGAGGATCAAg aTAAAAACGAGTCTTTATATGCCACATATGACCCGTTTGATTACATGTATTCTCCATCGGTCTCTTCTCAATCATCAGACCCAATTTATGCTGCCGTTATAAAAACACCCATCAATTCACCTCCACCATTACCACCTAGAAGTTCTTTGACTCCAAAAGAATCAaaa gcaTGCAAAAGTTTAACATATGAAAATGTTGGTCTAGTTAAACGACCTTCGGTGTTTTATGATCCTGACATGGAAGCATTTCATAAGATGGTTAAGGAAGTTAGAa gaaaatttatttatactgattCAAGCACAAATGAAGGTATAGTAGTGTgttcaaaatttgaaaacaacCTGCATCAGAACACCAGTACTAAATTTATAGTTCACTGCGAACCAATTAGGAAAACACCAATTATATTTACTTGTGATG ttGGAAGTAGTGTTGAACATGTTATATCACATGTAATTTGTGAACTAGATTTGGAAGATGCACATCCTAGTGATTATTTTCTTAAAGTAAAACAGTTTTCGGAATATATGCTGCCAATGAACACTCCAGTCATTAATTTTGAATGTGTTCATGAATGTATTAAACTTGATAAAGATGTCGAACTCTCACTTTTCCATAAGAATGATGTTGTTCATATTTATGCTAGACAG GCTCAAGACGATCTACGTGATAATGAATTAGAGTTGAGTGATTTGTGTCCTAACGAACCATCTCAACCGATCACACATGATACTTTGAAAATCCTTCTTG ATACACTTGATGGTGAAATCCTTAAAATTCAAGATCATGCTGTATCTCTTTTTAAAAAGAGAACCAAAACACCATTACAACCTACCGGTGTTCAACAAGCAGTGAAAGCATTAATTGCTTTCTTAGGCAATATTGAACCACTGGACATTACTttgacattaaataattttattttgtcgtGTAATGAAATTTCAAATGTCATACag gaTGTGTATGGTTCGCGAACTGAAGTGATTTCAGATGATGGTTCAGATTATTCTGTTGTTAGGTTGAAATTCAATGAGACTGAAAAAGTAGATCATATTACTGatgtgtgtttaaaaataaaagaaaacgtgCAAACATTAATTGAAAACTATTGTAAAGCTTTCAAAGTTGATTtccagttaaattttaattcttcaCAATTAacag gtactaaattGTCTTCAAAAATACCAGATAATGTTGTGATATATGTAAGTTGTTTGCATCGATTATTTTCTTCATGGAGTCATGATGAATATTTAATTGCTGCTCAAATTTATCACGGTACAAGACCAATTGGCAATACAGTACTTTCCAAAGCTGTTACTGCCGAACATTCAATTTACAAGCGTGTTGTTTTTGAGTCTTG GttggaatttgaaaatatgagtTTATGTTTGTTACCAAGAGAGAGCAGGTTGGTTTTAGTCGTGTATGGCAGAACATTTAATACAGAAGGCCAAGATACATCAGCCACTGTTTCTCAAACAGAACTTGGATGGGgttctatacaattttttaatgttgaagG agaaTTTTCTCAAGGCAAACATTTGTTATCACTTTGGCCACCATGTGCCGATAAACGTCTTGGTCCGGCACCAGCACCTGGTACACATCCATATAGCCATTCACACCCTGTTCTTA GTATTGAAATTCAAGAGtttgactttaaaatattttttcctccaGAGTTTCatgataatcatataattaaaagtgaaagttttgattttacaaGTTTAGACTTAAATACTCAAGAACagctattacatataatttatcaagATACTTTTActag ACCATTGTCAGAAGATAGGGAAGTTTTGTGGGAAAAAAGATACTATCTTTTATCAAAGCCTATTGCCTTACCTAAGGTATTATTGGCTGCTCATAGTTGGGACTATGCGTGTTTGGCTGATCTGCATTCAATGCTCAACTCATGGTCACCCATTGAACCTTTAGATGCATTACAGTTATTCTTACCATG CTTCCCCGATAATGAAGTACGTCGTTTGGCTGTCAAGCGAATAAGATTACTAAGTAATGATCAACTGATTGATTTTCTTCCTGAATTAGTTCAGGCCATAAAACATGAAACCTATGACAATTCTCCTTTGGCTGAGTTTTTATTGGAGAAAGCTCTGTCATCACCTACTATTGCTCACAATCTTTATTGGTTTCTTATTCAGCCACTTCCAGGTCAATCGCCTCAG AATTCTTATGACATTCATAGTCCTGATGATAAAACAGTAAGCGAATCTCGGTATTATAGAAGATTGCAGTTATTGTTGAGGGCATTGATTGCAACTTGTGGTGAAGCACTTAGAAAGTGCTTTTTGTCTCAACAGCTTTTAATGAAG GAATTATATGATACTGCAGAAAATGTTAAAGTTAGCAAAGAATCTCACAGACTTAAAGTGTTGATCCAAGATTTAACCAATATTGATCAGAGTTTAAAGGATATTCCCACTTGCCTACCACTTAGTCCTAGTATGCAAGTTTGTGGCATACAAATTAAGTCATGTTATTATTTCCCTTCTAATACTTTACCattgaaaatcaattttaattgctTGGAACCCAATGTCTCCATTCCGGCTATTTTTAAG GTAGGCGATGATCTACAACAAGATATGTTAACCATTCAGATTATAAGGTTAATGGACAAATTATGGCTAAAAGAAGGGCTAGACCTAAAAATGGTAACATTTGCTTGTGTTCCTACTGGGGAAAAGAGag GTATAATTGAAATGGTTACAAATGCTGAAACTttaagaaaaatacaaattgaattaGGATTAACTGGTTCATTTAAAGATAGGCCTATAGCTGAATGGTTGGCAAAACACAATCCATCTGCTCTGGAATATGAAAGAGCCGTTGCAAATTTTACAG CATCATGTGCTGGATACAGTGTTGCTACTTATATTCTTGGAATATGCGATCGTCACAACGATAACATAATGATGAAGACTACTGGACATCTGTTTCACATTGATTTTGGAAAATTTTTAGGAGACGCACAAACATTTGGGAACTTTAAAag AGATCGTACTCCATTTGTTTTGACTTCTGACATGGTATATGTGATAAATGGTGGTGATAAACCATCTACTAAGTTTCAGCATTTTGTTGATACATGTGTTCAGGCATTTAATATTGTTCGCAAACATGGAAACttgttattgaatttatttggattg atggcATCATCTGGAATACCTGGTGTTACAATGGATGCTGTGAATTATGTACAAAAAGCTCTTCTCCCAGAATTATCCAATCCAGAGGCAGCTGCTTCTTTTGCTCGCATGattgaaaattcaataaaatctcGTTTTacccaatttaattttttcttacacAACTTGGCACAAATGCGATTTAATAATGAGCAAAATGGTACTGAACTGTTGAGTTTTGTTCCAAAAGTATACAC GATGGCACAAGAAGGAAAGATTGTTTGTGTTGAAGTGTATGGATGTCAAAAGCGATATGATCCTGAAAAATACtatgtgtacattttaaaagtttttcgaGAAAATCAAAGAGATCCATCATATCTGTTTAGGTCTTATAAAGAATTATCGGAATTCCAACAAAAACTACTACTATTATTTCCATTGGCAAAATTTTTAAG TTTATTGAATACTAGTATTCATATGGGACGATCACATATTAAGCAAGTAGCAGAGAAAAGACGTGtagaaatacaaaattttttgaatacattatttcaaATGGCTTCTGAAGTAAGCCATTCGGATTTAGTATACACTTTTTTCCATCCACTTTTAAGAGACCAGCAAGAGGCCAGTATTGAAGATAGTAAACTAAAAG aacCAAAGCAACAAGGTTTTGTCAGAGAAAATCGTATATTAGGCCAATTAAAATTGACATTACATTATCAGCGTGGTGCATTCAtg ATTATGGTACACCATGCCAAAGACTTGCCGCGCATTGCGGGAAATCAGGAACCATCAACATATGTAAAAGTTTATTTGTTACCTGATCATAATAAAGCAACTAAACGTAAAAcaaaagttgttaaaaaaaattgttatccaTCGTTTATGGAAATG ttgGAGTACAGAATGCCATTAGAAGTggttaagtataaaattttgCAAGCCACTGTATGGAGTCACGACTCATTACAAGAAAATGAGTTTTTGGGTGGCATTATCATAGAACTCCATGACATTGATCTGAATTCGGAGACAACATCCTGGTACAATTTGTCAAATGTGCACAGGTGA